Within the Medicago truncatula cultivar Jemalong A17 chromosome 4, MtrunA17r5.0-ANR, whole genome shotgun sequence genome, the region AAGGGAAGATTTCAGATGTCAAAACCCAGCACACAGGGCCGAGTCCAACCGAAAAAAATGCTACATTTCCACAGACAAAAAGAATACCTAATGCTATCACTAAGGGCCCTTTTTCAAATAATGAAAGAGTAACCCCCATACAGAACAAACAAGCAGTCATCCCAATTGTGCTAGTAATGAGAAGGGGTTTTCTACCTACTTTATCGATAAGGACAATGGCCACCAAAATAAAGACGGTCTTTGTTATACCTACGGCAACAGTAGCAGCTAGAAGTTTTGATTTATCTTCAATTCCAGCTGCCATTAAAATTTCTGGACTGTAATACACAGTTGCATCAATTCCAGAGATCTGTTGAAAACACTGAATTCCAAGACCAGTAATCAGCATCCGGCGAAGCGCCGGTGGCGGAGAGAGCAATTCACGCCACACGGGTTTGTCCTCGTATTTACCAGAATTGGCAAAACCAGCAGCCTGTTGTATTTCTGCTAGCCTCTCTTCCACTTCTTTCTCGTCTTCGTTTGTTTTCAACAGCACCGATCTTGCTTCTTCAATTCGGTTCTGCATCACCAACCATCTCGGTGACTCAGGAATAATGAAAAGAGCAAAACCAATGAACACTGAAGGCAAGATTCCAACAGCAAGCATTACTCTCCAACTTATGTGTACCGAAAGGCCGGAAAACGCGTAATTGGATACATAACCAAGCATAATTCCTACATTTATAAAAATCTCTGGAAAAGTAGTAAGTGAGCCTCTAGTGAGATTTGGTGATATCTCAGCAATATATATAGGTGAAATCATAACTCCAAAACCTATTCCAATTCCAGCTAACAATCTTCCAATCATTAGTACTTGATATGAAGGGGCAAGAGTCATTGTAATTCCACCCATTTGGAATAC harbors:
- the LOC11433963 gene encoding probable polyol transporter 4 produces the protein MMFQENGNGEMGLSGIPLGTKNKYKRMNSHLVDDNDDVLHQQQLEDKRNSTRKYVIACAIFASLNNVLLGYDVGVMSGAVIFIKEDLKITEVQVEFLIGILSIVSLLGSLGGGRTSDIIGRKWTMALAAVVFQMGGITMTLAPSYQVLMIGRLLAGIGIGFGVMISPIYIAEISPNLTRGSLTTFPEIFINVGIMLGYVSNYAFSGLSVHISWRVMLAVGILPSVFIGFALFIIPESPRWLVMQNRIEEARSVLLKTNEDEKEVEERLAEIQQAAGFANSGKYEDKPVWRELLSPPPALRRMLITGLGIQCFQQISGIDATVYYSPEILMAAGIEDKSKLLAATVAVGITKTVFILVAIVLIDKVGRKPLLITSTIGMTACLFCMGVTLSLFEKGPLVIALGILFVCGNVAFFSVGLGPVCWVLTSEIFPLRVRAQASALGAVANRVCSGLVAMSFLSVSDAISFGGTFFLFSAISALAIVFVFTLVPETKGKSLEQIEMMFENEHGSQGKEMELGDVEQLVQNKTGLTN